From the genome of Hymenobacter sp. PAMC 26628, one region includes:
- a CDS encoding glycoside hydrolase family 97 catalytic domain-containing protein, whose translation MILDEGWSDETDILKVSPAVDLGALLAYGKQKNVGIILWANWRAISEKMEGAYAQYAAMGVKGFKIDFLDRDDQKMIVSSCALAKKAADYHLLVDFHGMHKPDGPMRTYPNVVNYEGVKGLENSKWTPQDDVPRYDATLPFVRMVAGPMDYTPGPCATPLRPSFTPATPCP comes from the coding sequence GTGATTCTGGACGAGGGCTGGTCCGACGAAACCGACATTTTGAAGGTGTCGCCAGCCGTCGATTTGGGGGCCTTGCTGGCCTACGGCAAGCAAAAAAACGTGGGCATTATTCTGTGGGCCAACTGGCGGGCAATCAGCGAGAAGATGGAAGGGGCCTACGCGCAGTACGCCGCGATGGGCGTGAAAGGCTTCAAGATTGACTTCCTCGACCGCGACGACCAGAAAATGATTGTCTCGTCGTGCGCGCTGGCCAAAAAAGCGGCCGACTACCACTTGCTGGTCGATTTCCACGGCATGCACAAGCCCGACGGCCCGATGCGTACTTACCCCAACGTGGTGAACTACGAGGGCGTGAAAGGCCTGGAAAACAGCAAGTGGACGCCCCAGGACGACGTGCCGCGCTACGATGCCACGCTGCCGTTCGTCCGCATGGTGGCCGGGCCGATGGACTACACCCCGGGGCCCTGCGCAACGCCACTAAGGCCGAGTTTCACCCCAGCCACTCCCTGCCCATGA
- a CDS encoding glycoside hydrolase family 97 N-terminal domain-containing protein, with protein MATGPVLTWAVQHEATPVLAPSPLSLALAGGEVLGPGTTVESAKTAAVNTTIAAPVYRKSQVVDRYNQLTIYLKGRYGLVVRAYDDGVAYRFFTQRKGRLTVQSEEAAFNFAPGAPALLPFVRDLQVPTDLYMSSFESLYTPLKLADMAQVKGETLAFLPALVALGDGKKAVLVESDVEDYPGMLLKSGAPRGPSLRGDFARYPAAEQAGGFHNMQLVVPRREAFIAQTKARQSGLGLVERLEPHARRFSGRHQHAYLISTTSTLPRPTSSNT; from the coding sequence GTGGCAACCGGCCCGGTGCTTACCTGGGCCGTGCAGCACGAGGCCACCCCAGTATTGGCGCCTTCTCCCCTGTCCCTGGCACTGGCGGGCGGCGAAGTGCTCGGCCCGGGGACTACGGTAGAAAGCGCCAAAACGGCGGCTGTCAACACGACCATCGCGGCACCGGTATACAGAAAGAGTCAGGTGGTAGACCGCTACAACCAGCTGACTATCTATCTCAAAGGTCGTTACGGCTTGGTGGTGCGTGCCTACGACGATGGGGTAGCGTACCGGTTTTTTACGCAGCGCAAGGGCCGCCTCACGGTGCAAAGCGAGGAAGCTGCCTTCAACTTTGCGCCTGGGGCCCCGGCTCTGCTGCCCTTTGTGCGCGACCTACAAGTGCCGACGGACCTATACATGTCGTCGTTTGAGAGCCTATACACGCCGCTAAAGCTAGCAGACATGGCGCAGGTGAAGGGTGAAACGCTGGCCTTTTTGCCCGCGCTAGTAGCCTTGGGCGATGGCAAGAAAGCGGTGCTGGTGGAATCCGACGTGGAAGACTACCCGGGCATGCTGCTGAAAAGCGGGGCCCCCAGGGGCCCCAGCTTGCGCGGCGACTTTGCCCGGTACCCAGCGGCCGAGCAGGCGGGCGGCTTCCACAACATGCAGCTGGTGGTGCCGCGCCGAGAAGCCTTTATTGCCCAAACCAAAGCCCGGCAAAGTGGCCTGGGACTGGTGGAACGACTGGAACCTCACGCACGTCGATTTTCAGGCCGGCATCAACACGCCTACTTAATAAGTACTACATCGACTTTGCCGCGGCCAACAAGCTCGAATACGTGA
- a CDS encoding glycoside hydrolase family 97 C-terminal domain-containing protein, whose amino-acid sequence MLADSPSAYEKEPKSTDFIAQAPTTFDQTVALDGKVGEYVARRKGDTWYAGALGNWEPRELTLDCSFLGPGAYEAVIFHDGLNAGRDATDYRREVVRVSATDKLRIKLSGGGGWAARIYPVR is encoded by the coding sequence ATGCTGGCCGACAGCCCCAGCGCCTACGAAAAGGAGCCCAAGAGCACCGATTTCATTGCCCAGGCACCCACCACTTTCGACCAAACCGTGGCCCTGGACGGCAAAGTCGGCGAGTACGTGGCCCGCCGCAAAGGCGACACCTGGTACGCCGGGGCCCTGGGCAACTGGGAGCCCCGCGAGCTGACCCTGGACTGCTCATTTTTGGGCCCCGGGGCCTACGAAGCCGTAATTTTTCACGACGGCCTCAACGCTGGCCGCGACGCGACCGACTACCGGCGAGAGGTGGTGCGGGTGTCAGCAACGGATAAGCTCCGCATCAAGTTGAGTGGCGGCGGCGGCTGGGCCGCTCGCATCTACCCCGTGCGGTAG
- a CDS encoding PA2169 family four-helix-bundle protein yields the protein MEAKATQALLNELVETLKDGQKGYADAMTDVEESSLKDTFKHLAVQRAGYITEIEDQMFKLDLHPKTDEGSSITSTVHRAWIDLKSALTSKDNHAVLAECERGEDYAKKAYATALKAQDLPSALKSVLEKQSQGINEAHDKIKSLRDSSK from the coding sequence ATGGAAGCCAAAGCCACCCAAGCCCTGCTCAACGAACTGGTTGAAACCCTGAAAGATGGCCAAAAAGGCTACGCCGACGCCATGACCGACGTGGAAGAGTCGTCGCTGAAAGACACTTTCAAGCACTTGGCCGTGCAGCGCGCCGGTTATATCACCGAGATTGAGGACCAGATGTTCAAGCTGGATCTGCACCCCAAAACCGACGAAGGTTCGTCCATCACCAGTACTGTGCACCGCGCTTGGATTGACCTGAAGTCGGCCCTGACCAGCAAGGATAACCACGCCGTACTGGCCGAGTGTGAGCGCGGCGAAGACTACGCCAAAAAAGCCTACGCAACGGCCCTGAAAGCCCAGGATTTGCCCAGCGCGCTAAAATCAGTGCTTGAGAAGCAGTCGCAGGGCATTAACGAGGCCCACGACAAGATCAAGTCGTTGCGCGATTCGTCAAAATAA
- a CDS encoding DEAD/DEAH box helicase, whose product MEPEKTQDKTAEKIVVKFEDLNLSAEVQRAITEMGYEEASAIQAAAIPVLLAGKDVIGQAQTGTGKTAAFSIPAIEGVDGDSRDVQVLVLCPTRELAVQVSGEIQKLGKYKRGLAVVPIYGGSSYDRQFRALERGVQIVIGTPGRVMDHIERGTLKLDKTTKIILDEADEMLDMGFREDIEFVLSKMPADRQTVFFSATMSKPIMELTKKYQRDPQVVKVNHQTMTVTNIEQSYFEVRGPQKKDVLTRVLDMYNLKSTIVFANTKRMVDEIVADLQAKGYFAEGLHGDMGQQQRQNTLDKFRKNTLEVLVATDVAARGIDVDNVEAVFNYDLPADEEYYVHRIGRTGRAGKSGKAFTFVSGRDIYKLRDIMRFTKAQIKLEQVPSFADVSEVKTTLFLNQIKEIVEKGNLEKYVGRVQRLLDQSEEMTSLDIAAALLKMTMKEDKRAEQSLDASRTAGVVRTGFTRLFISMGKKDRIHPRDIVDLISESTNLQGGKVGDIALYDKFSFVEVPSEFADEIVGQLGRSSIQGQPVSFSIATPVQDAAAKEEGNTRGPGSFGGGERRGGFGGGERREGGFGGNRGGSSFGGNRGGGSYGERREGGSGGGYKGNRDGGSSYGNRAGTGDRPAYGDRPAYGDRPKPYGNRAGAGDRPAYGSKPYGNKGGARDNDARPPRTESFDE is encoded by the coding sequence ATGGAACCCGAAAAAACCCAAGACAAAACTGCGGAGAAGATCGTAGTGAAATTTGAAGACCTGAACCTCTCGGCCGAGGTGCAGCGCGCCATCACCGAGATGGGCTATGAGGAAGCTTCGGCCATCCAGGCCGCCGCCATCCCCGTGCTACTCGCCGGCAAAGACGTTATCGGCCAGGCCCAAACAGGCACTGGCAAAACCGCCGCTTTCTCGATTCCCGCTATTGAGGGCGTGGATGGCGATTCGCGCGATGTGCAGGTGCTCGTGCTTTGCCCCACCCGCGAACTCGCGGTGCAGGTATCGGGCGAAATCCAGAAACTGGGCAAATACAAGCGCGGCCTGGCCGTGGTGCCGATTTACGGCGGCAGCAGCTACGACCGCCAGTTCCGGGCCCTGGAGCGCGGCGTGCAAATCGTCATCGGCACCCCCGGCCGCGTAATGGACCACATCGAGCGCGGCACGCTGAAGCTCGACAAGACCACAAAAATCATCCTCGACGAAGCCGACGAGATGCTCGACATGGGCTTCCGCGAGGACATCGAGTTCGTGTTAAGCAAGATGCCAGCTGACCGCCAGACGGTGTTCTTCTCGGCCACGATGAGTAAGCCCATCATGGAGTTGACCAAGAAATACCAGCGCGACCCGCAGGTAGTGAAGGTGAACCACCAGACGATGACGGTGACCAACATCGAGCAGAGCTACTTCGAGGTGCGGGGCCCCCAGAAAAAGGACGTGCTCACGCGCGTCCTCGACATGTACAACCTGAAATCAACCATCGTATTCGCTAACACGAAGCGCATGGTGGACGAGATTGTGGCCGACCTGCAAGCCAAAGGCTACTTTGCCGAAGGCCTGCACGGCGACATGGGCCAGCAGCAGCGCCAGAACACACTCGATAAATTCCGCAAAAACACGCTGGAAGTACTAGTGGCTACCGACGTAGCCGCCCGCGGCATTGATGTGGATAACGTGGAGGCCGTGTTCAACTACGACCTGCCCGCCGACGAAGAATACTACGTGCACCGCATCGGCCGCACGGGCCGTGCTGGCAAGTCGGGCAAGGCCTTCACCTTCGTGAGTGGCCGCGACATCTACAAGCTGCGCGACATCATGCGCTTCACCAAAGCCCAGATCAAACTGGAGCAAGTGCCGTCGTTTGCTGACGTGTCGGAAGTGAAAACCACGCTGTTCCTGAACCAGATCAAGGAGATTGTGGAGAAGGGCAACCTGGAGAAATACGTGGGCCGCGTGCAGCGCCTGCTCGATCAGAGCGAGGAAATGACCTCGCTAGACATCGCTGCCGCGCTGCTGAAGATGACCATGAAGGAAGACAAGCGGGCCGAGCAAAGCCTCGACGCCAGCCGTACAGCTGGGGTGGTGCGCACGGGCTTCACCCGCCTGTTCATCTCGATGGGCAAGAAAGACCGGATTCACCCCCGCGACATCGTGGACCTGATTTCGGAGAGCACCAACCTGCAAGGCGGCAAAGTGGGCGACATCGCCCTCTACGACAAGTTCAGCTTCGTAGAAGTACCCAGCGAGTTTGCCGACGAGATTGTGGGCCAACTGGGCCGCAGCAGCATCCAAGGCCAGCCAGTGAGCTTCAGCATCGCCACGCCCGTGCAGGACGCGGCGGCTAAGGAAGAGGGCAACACCCGGGGCCCCGGCAGCTTCGGCGGCGGCGAGCGCCGCGGCGGCTTTGGTGGTGGCGAGCGCCGCGAAGGTGGCTTCGGTGGCAACCGCGGCGGCAGCAGCTTCGGCGGCAACCGCGGTGGTGGCAGCTACGGCGAGCGCCGCGAAGGCGGTTCGGGCGGTGGCTACAAAGGCAACCGCGACGGCGGCAGCAGCTACGGCAACCGCGCTGGCACCGGCGACCGGCCTGCTTACGGTGACCGTCCGGCCTACGGCGACCGCCCCAAGCCCTACGGCAACCGCGCTGGTGCCGGCGACCGCCCAGCCTACGGCAGCAAGCCCTACGGTAACAAAGGCGGCGCCCGTGACAACGACGCCCGCCCGCCCCGCACCGAAAGTTTCGACGAGTAG